The following are from one region of the Mannheimia granulomatis genome:
- the rnhB gene encoding ribonuclease HII: MNEFLYPDAKLIAGVDEVGRGPLVGAVVTAAVILDPNNPIEGLADSKKLSEKKRIALAEEIKAKALSWSLGRAEPTEIDTLNILHATMLAMQRAVAGLHIQPDFVLVDGNRIPKLVMPAQAVVKGDSLVAEISAASILAKVARDQEMAQLDQLHPEYGFAQHKGYPTKLHFEKLVEFGATPYHRKSFAPVRKVLNLD, translated from the coding sequence ATGAATGAATTTTTATATCCTGACGCCAAACTAATTGCCGGTGTTGATGAAGTCGGTCGTGGCCCTTTAGTCGGGGCCGTCGTTACAGCTGCGGTGATTTTAGATCCAAATAATCCGATTGAAGGTTTAGCTGATTCTAAAAAGCTCTCTGAAAAAAAGCGTATTGCCCTAGCTGAAGAAATCAAAGCTAAAGCATTAAGTTGGTCACTTGGACGTGCAGAACCGACTGAAATTGATACACTCAATATTTTACATGCTACAATGTTGGCAATGCAGAGAGCGGTAGCTGGATTGCATATTCAGCCTGATTTTGTGTTGGTGGATGGCAACCGCATCCCCAAACTAGTAATGCCTGCTCAAGCGGTAGTAAAAGGCGATAGTTTGGTAGCAGAAATCAGTGCTGCTTCGATTTTAGCGAAAGTTGCCCGCGATCAAGAAATGGCTCAGCTTGACCAGCTTCACCCCGAATATGGCTTTGCTCAACATAAAGGGTACCCAACCAAGCTGCATTTTGAAAAATTAGTAGAATTTGGTGCAACGCCTTATCACCGTAAAAGCTTTGCGCCGGTTAGAAAAGTGCTTAATTTAGACTAA
- a CDS encoding HIT domain-containing protein encodes MPQEYQETIFTKIINKEIPANIVYQDELVTAFRDIAPQAPTHILIIPNKFIPTVNHITAEDELALGRLFTVAAKLAKEEGIAKDGYRLVMNCNKNGGQEVFHIHMHLLGGQKLGPLVTK; translated from the coding sequence ATGCCTCAAGAATATCAAGAAACCATTTTTACTAAAATTATCAATAAAGAAATTCCGGCAAATATCGTCTATCAAGATGAATTGGTAACTGCATTTCGCGATATTGCTCCACAAGCACCAACACATATTTTAATTATTCCGAATAAATTTATTCCAACAGTAAACCATATAACGGCTGAAGATGAATTAGCGCTTGGTCGGCTATTTACCGTTGCAGCAAAATTGGCTAAAGAAGAAGGTATTGCAAAAGACGGATATCGATTGGTAATGAACTGCAATAAAAACGGCGGACAAGAAGTGTTCCATATCCATATGCACTTACTTGGTGGACAAAAATTAGGCCCTTTAGTGACTAAATAA
- a CDS encoding YcfL family protein: MMKSLSIVAIFSLFLTACTGKPVSYLPKSASPIVNIEANIADHIKLETDDKRFATTNLTEFPLNIAYKLFWYDKDGVTQSFSNTDSTPWQYLWLQPKQTQFVTLIKPTPESISYRLYLRGSR, translated from the coding sequence ATGATGAAATCGCTTTCCATTGTTGCAATTTTTTCGCTGTTTTTGACCGCTTGTACCGGTAAACCTGTCAGCTATTTACCCAAAAGCGCAAGCCCTATTGTAAATATCGAAGCGAATATTGCAGACCACATTAAATTAGAAACTGATGATAAACGATTTGCCACGACAAATTTGACCGAATTTCCGCTTAATATCGCTTACAAACTTTTTTGGTATGATAAAGATGGTGTGACACAATCATTTAGCAATACAGATAGCACTCCTTGGCAATATTTATGGTTGCAACCCAAGCAGACACAGTTTGTCACCTTAATCAAGCCCACCCCAGAATCTATCAGTTACCGTCTCTATTTACGCGGGAGTAGATAG
- a CDS encoding MBL fold metallo-hydrolase has translation MFNLQIIPVSPFQQNCTVVWDENNNAAIIDAGDDAERIIQFVESQNLKVQKLLITHAHLDHIMAVEKVKNHFDVEVFGSNIADKPLFERLPEMCQQFGLAPVEACLPDYWLGEGDIVEVGNLKYQIRHLPGHAPGHIGFFDFENKIAFSGDVLFQNSIGRTDLYMGSHAQLLETIRTKMFDLEDDFIIVPGHGSHTTIGREKQSNPFLK, from the coding sequence ATGTTTAATTTGCAAATTATTCCAGTCAGTCCTTTTCAACAAAACTGTACTGTTGTATGGGACGAAAACAACAATGCAGCAATTATTGATGCCGGTGATGATGCTGAACGTATCATTCAATTTGTAGAATCTCAAAATTTAAAAGTGCAAAAATTATTGATTACCCATGCGCATTTAGATCATATTATGGCGGTGGAGAAGGTAAAAAATCACTTTGATGTTGAGGTTTTTGGTTCAAATATTGCAGATAAACCGTTATTTGAGCGTTTGCCGGAAATGTGCCAGCAGTTTGGATTAGCTCCTGTTGAAGCCTGTTTGCCCGATTACTGGTTGGGAGAAGGCGATATAGTTGAAGTTGGAAATCTAAAATATCAAATTCGCCACTTACCCGGCCACGCACCAGGACATATCGGCTTTTTTGATTTTGAGAATAAAATTGCTTTTAGTGGTGATGTATTATTTCAAAACAGTATTGGGAGAACAGATCTTTATATGGGCAGTCATGCTCAATTATTGGAGACTATCCGAACCAAAATGTTTGATCTAGAAGATGACTTTATTATTGTGCCGGGACATGGTTCACATACCACCATTGGGCGTGAAAAACAAAGTAATCCGTTTTTGAAATAA
- a CDS encoding YcbK family protein — protein sequence MKQIDVQRRKWLSLGGLVLGASLLPGQVMAALSTPAPVALRFRNINTGDTYTAKFGVGGLNKTDLGHLNYLMRDRHINQVKAIDPRLFVKLNQLQRRLGFHNAEILVLSGYRSAQTNARMRMRSRGVASHSYHIRGQAVDFQVSGVPLNKVRQAAESLNNGGVGYYPRSNFVHVDTGPVRTWRG from the coding sequence ATGAAACAAATTGATGTTCAACGCCGTAAGTGGTTATCACTCGGTGGACTTGTTTTAGGGGCTAGCCTTCTGCCGGGTCAAGTGATGGCAGCGCTTTCTACACCAGCCCCTGTTGCATTGCGTTTTCGCAATATTAATACAGGTGATACCTATACAGCCAAATTTGGTGTGGGTGGACTCAACAAAACTGATCTCGGGCACTTAAATTACTTAATGCGAGATCGCCATATCAACCAAGTAAAAGCAATTGATCCAAGATTATTTGTTAAATTGAATCAGCTCCAACGCCGTTTAGGTTTTCATAATGCCGAAATTCTCGTCTTAAGCGGTTATCGTTCGGCACAAACTAATGCCAGAATGCGTATGAGAAGCCGTGGTGTAGCAAGTCATAGTTACCATATTCGCGGGCAGGCAGTGGACTTCCAAGTGTCAGGTGTACCACTAAATAAGGTTAGACAAGCAGCAGAAAGCTTAAATAACGGTGGAGTAGGCTATTATCCACGTAGCAATTTTGTTCACGTAGATACTGGCCCGGTACGTACATGGCGAGGCTAA